One window of the Chryseobacterium camelliae genome contains the following:
- a CDS encoding SH3 domain-containing protein, translating to MSTLQDKYSGVISAAQSAGITNLQVQEQDGILYVSGNASNTAAKDAVWNALGAIDSSYSASDINIDVQVAGLSAGAPLTVATEDSNLNIRQEPSTDAAVVGKASKGSSVTLIEQTSDDWWKVKTDDGQEGYAYSRYLKA from the coding sequence ATGAGCACATTACAAGATAAATATTCAGGAGTAATTTCCGCAGCCCAGTCTGCCGGGATTACGAATCTTCAGGTTCAGGAACAGGACGGAATCCTGTATGTTTCCGGCAATGCCTCCAACACCGCTGCCAAAGACGCAGTGTGGAATGCATTAGGTGCCATCGACTCTTCTTACTCAGCTTCTGATATCAACATCGATGTGCAGGTGGCAGGTTTATCTGCAGGAGCACCGCTTACGGTAGCTACCGAAGATTCCAACCTGAACATCCGCCAGGAGCCTTCTACCGATGCAGCCGTGGTTGGAAAAGCCTCCAAAGGATCTTCCGTAACCCTGATCGAGCAGACTTCCGATGACTGGTGGAAAGTAAAAACGGATGACGGGCAGGAAGGATATGCTTATTCGAGGTACCTGAAAGCGTAA
- a CDS encoding BON domain-containing protein — MKKTITMAALAVAISFGAVSCKKKVSDADLQTQATTVVTSNPNASVEIKDGVAHLSGTFESQEAKDAMIKQLKAINGVKDVHDMATVAPAAMAPVETQSATDPAVQQKVQDALKDFPSVKVQTVNGELTLTGNVSAQQARKIKESVDALKVGKVNYNYTVK, encoded by the coding sequence ATGAAAAAAACCATCACCATGGCTGCCCTGGCTGTAGCTATTTCCTTCGGAGCGGTTTCTTGTAAAAAGAAAGTGTCTGATGCAGATTTACAGACGCAGGCTACTACGGTAGTAACGTCAAACCCTAATGCATCGGTTGAGATTAAAGACGGTGTCGCCCACCTGAGCGGAACTTTTGAAAGCCAGGAAGCGAAAGATGCCATGATCAAACAGCTGAAGGCCATCAACGGAGTAAAAGATGTCCACGACATGGCTACCGTTGCCCCTGCCGCAATGGCTCCGGTTGAGACCCAGTCCGCTACAGATCCTGCCGTTCAGCAGAAAGTCCAGGATGCCCTTAAAGATTTCCCTTCTGTAAAAGTACAGACGGTTAACGGTGAGCTGACCCTTACCGGAAATGTATCTGCGCAACAGGCCAGAAAGATCAAAGAATCGGTTGATGCCCTGAAAGTAGGCAAAGTAAATTATAATTACACAGTAAAATAA
- a CDS encoding dicarboxylate/amino acid:cation symporter — MKGQNKLFIAIIIALVLGVAIGGLVHIRYPESAEPFSKNIKLLGTVFIRLVQMIIAPLVFTTLVVGIAKMSDIKMIGRVGTKAMLWFISASLLSLFIGLILVNWLEPGHVTQLPIQDAASAEDLLKTSKGFSMEDFVKHIIPKSLFEAFATNEVLQIVVFSIMFGIALANMGEEYSQPVVKLFDIIAHGILKMVGYIMWFAPFGVLGAIAAVVATNGFEIFKVYAIYLRDFFFALGILWLALLLVGYFILGNRLFELLRRIKEPLLIAFSTTSSEAVFPKLVEELERFGCNNRVVSFILPLGYSFNLDGSMMYMTFASIFIAQIYGIEMSIGQQITMLLVLMLTSKGIAGVPRASLVIIVATCSMFGIPPEGIALILPIDHFCDMGRSMTNVLGNALATSAVSKWEGQLDNHGGDL; from the coding sequence ATGAAAGGACAAAACAAACTCTTTATAGCCATTATTATAGCCCTTGTTCTCGGGGTAGCCATCGGAGGCCTGGTACATATACGGTATCCTGAAAGTGCAGAACCGTTTTCTAAGAATATCAAGCTTTTAGGCACGGTATTCATCAGGCTGGTCCAGATGATCATTGCACCGTTGGTATTCACGACCCTGGTGGTGGGGATAGCCAAGATGAGCGATATTAAAATGATCGGCAGGGTAGGGACCAAAGCCATGCTGTGGTTTATTTCTGCCTCACTGCTTTCTTTGTTCATAGGACTGATCCTGGTGAACTGGCTCGAACCGGGACATGTCACACAGCTGCCCATCCAGGATGCAGCTTCTGCCGAAGACTTATTAAAGACCAGTAAAGGCTTTTCCATGGAGGATTTTGTCAAGCATATTATCCCTAAAAGTTTATTTGAGGCTTTTGCCACCAATGAAGTATTGCAGATCGTTGTATTTTCCATTATGTTCGGGATTGCGCTGGCCAATATGGGCGAAGAATATTCTCAGCCCGTAGTCAAATTGTTTGATATCATAGCCCACGGGATCCTGAAAATGGTAGGCTACATTATGTGGTTTGCGCCGTTTGGGGTGCTGGGTGCAATTGCTGCTGTAGTCGCTACCAATGGATTTGAAATCTTTAAAGTATATGCCATTTACCTCAGAGACTTTTTCTTTGCTTTAGGCATACTCTGGCTGGCGCTTCTGCTGGTAGGATACTTCATCCTGGGCAACCGTCTCTTCGAGCTTCTGAGAAGGATCAAAGAACCTTTGCTGATTGCTTTTTCAACCACAAGCTCCGAGGCGGTATTCCCTAAGCTGGTGGAAGAACTGGAACGGTTCGGGTGTAATAACAGGGTCGTATCATTCATCCTGCCGCTGGGGTATTCTTTTAACCTGGACGGAAGCATGATGTACATGACTTTCGCCTCCATATTCATTGCCCAGATCTATGGAATTGAGATGTCAATCGGTCAGCAGATTACCATGCTGCTGGTTCTGATGCTCACCTCCAAAGGGATTGCCGGTGTTCCGCGGGCTTCCCTGGTTATTATTGTGGCTACCTGTTCCATGTTCGGGATTCCGCCGGAAGGCATTGCCCTGATCCTGCCGATCGACCATTTCTGTGATATGGGGAGAAGCATGACCAATGTTCTCGGGAATGCCCTGGCAACTTCTGCGGTGTCCAAATGGGAAGGACAGCTGGATAATCACGGAGGAGATCTTTAA
- a CDS encoding phytanoyl-CoA dioxygenase family protein, producing the protein MTEWEDYKKQIEDNGFAVINDVFSEEEIDMILKGIEDADASGDTFRKSEELFAIRQFLKGVPEVRKSVFSSRLGSVVQEIFGNSYFAVKSIYFDKPESSNWYVAYHQDLTISVDRKADVEGFGPWTTKQDQFGVQPPLEILDHMFTIRIHLDDTDEYNGALKVVPGSHAKGIYRPETIDWTSEKEVICKVKKGSVMIMKPLLLHGSNRTTNGKRRRVIHIEFSDLELPGGLQWSEKISG; encoded by the coding sequence ATGACGGAATGGGAAGACTATAAGAAACAGATTGAGGATAACGGCTTTGCTGTGATCAATGATGTATTCTCAGAAGAGGAAATAGACATGATCCTGAAGGGCATTGAGGATGCCGATGCTTCCGGTGATACCTTCAGGAAATCGGAAGAGCTTTTTGCCATCCGGCAGTTCCTGAAAGGAGTGCCGGAAGTTAGAAAATCTGTTTTCAGCAGCCGGCTTGGTTCTGTTGTACAGGAAATTTTTGGTAACAGCTATTTTGCTGTAAAAAGCATTTATTTTGATAAGCCTGAATCTTCCAACTGGTATGTTGCCTACCATCAGGATCTCACCATTTCCGTAGACCGGAAAGCTGATGTTGAAGGTTTTGGTCCCTGGACCACCAAGCAGGACCAGTTTGGCGTACAGCCCCCGCTGGAAATCCTGGATCATATGTTCACCATCAGAATCCATCTGGATGATACCGATGAATACAACGGAGCCCTGAAAGTTGTTCCCGGCTCTCACGCCAAAGGTATCTACAGGCCTGAAACCATCGACTGGACCTCTGAAAAAGAAGTGATCTGCAAGGTGAAAAAAGGGAGCGTCATGATTATGAAGCCCCTGCTGCTGCATGGATCCAACAGGACAACAAACGGAAAAAGAAGAAGGGTTATCCATATCGAATTTTCCGATCTTGAGCTTCCCGGCGGCCTGCAATGGTCTGAAAAAATAAGCGGATAA
- a CDS encoding GH92 family glycosyl hydrolase, which yields MKKILFVLLGVLSAHAFSQNYAQYVNPFIGTGGHGHTFPGAIVPFGMVQLSPDTRIDGSWDGCSGYHYSDAVIYGFSHTHLNGTGVSDYGDIMLMPTMGKAGLSPKEYSSAFSHKNEKASAGFYSVKLDKNNIDVRLTTTKRVGYHEYTFNNAGTANIILDLNHRDKLLEGEVKVIDAKTIEVFRKSSAWATNQYIYARIEFSKPMEVSRKEVNGSQGSNIYTGTRLALAFSAKVKKGEKINVKVAISPTGYEGAGKNMLAEGQSDDFENIRKQAAADWNRELSKIEVKSADKNKLAIFYTALYHVFTQPNINMDADGKYRGRDNKFYMAKGFDYYTVFSLWDTFRGAHPLMTLIDRKRTADFINTFIRQYEQGGKLPVWELASNETECMIGYHAVSVIADAMAKGIKGFDYEKAFEASKHSAMLDIFGLNAYKQNNYISIDDEHESVSKTVEYAYDDWCIAQMAKILGKKEDYQYFMKRSQNWKNLYNPENGFMQPRKNGNWYQPFDPREVNNNYTEGNSWHYSYSVQQDIPGLIAAHGGQEKFEQFIDAIFAAPDTTTGREQVDITGLMGQYAQGNEPSHHIAYLYNYVGKPEKTDEKIKYIFDHLYKNAPDGLIGNEDCGQMSAWYILSALGIYPVTPGLPEWQTTKPYFDEVKIHLEDGTTRTITPNTGRDELRKLGFENVSAFKDLKYDALTASPVIAADRLFDFSTKVTITPLNPGDKVYYMTLDESDANVRKTFKAYKEPFTINKTTTVSAYAERNGEKSSITTANFNRRPNYWDITVNATMNPQYTAGGKLALIDGIHGDVNWRKGEWQGYQGQNFEAVIDFKSPQDMNQLSSTYLQDSRAWILMPKKVEYYASMNGKDYILLSTVNNTVDPKDETVQVKDFSADILPTQARYLKVKAYYYGKLPEWHQGAGGEAYIFLDEISVK from the coding sequence ATGAAAAAAATACTTTTTGTTTTGCTGGGAGTCCTTTCAGCCCATGCTTTTTCACAGAATTATGCGCAGTATGTCAACCCATTCATCGGAACCGGTGGCCATGGGCATACGTTTCCCGGTGCCATTGTGCCTTTCGGGATGGTACAGCTGTCTCCCGATACCCGTATTGACGGCAGCTGGGACGGATGCAGCGGCTATCATTATTCCGATGCTGTGATCTACGGATTCTCGCACACCCACCTCAACGGTACGGGAGTCTCAGACTACGGAGACATTATGCTGATGCCGACCATGGGGAAAGCCGGCCTCAGCCCTAAAGAATACTCATCTGCATTTTCCCATAAAAATGAAAAAGCCTCTGCCGGATTTTATTCGGTAAAACTGGACAAGAACAATATCGATGTACGGCTGACCACCACCAAGAGGGTCGGTTACCATGAATACACCTTCAACAACGCCGGAACCGCCAACATCATCCTGGACCTGAACCACCGCGATAAGCTGCTGGAAGGCGAAGTGAAGGTCATTGACGCTAAAACCATTGAAGTATTCAGGAAAAGTTCTGCATGGGCCACCAACCAGTATATTTATGCAAGGATCGAGTTTTCCAAACCTATGGAGGTCTCCCGGAAAGAAGTGAACGGAAGCCAGGGTAGCAATATATATACCGGCACCCGGCTGGCGCTTGCTTTTTCGGCAAAAGTAAAGAAAGGGGAAAAAATCAATGTAAAAGTTGCCATTTCGCCAACCGGCTATGAAGGAGCAGGAAAAAATATGCTGGCAGAAGGACAGTCCGATGATTTTGAAAATATCAGGAAGCAGGCTGCTGCAGACTGGAACAGAGAACTCTCAAAAATAGAAGTAAAATCCGCCGACAAAAACAAGCTGGCCATTTTTTATACCGCACTCTACCACGTTTTCACCCAGCCTAACATCAATATGGATGCAGACGGCAAGTACAGGGGAAGGGACAATAAGTTCTACATGGCTAAAGGCTTTGATTACTATACGGTTTTTTCACTGTGGGATACCTTCAGGGGAGCGCATCCTTTAATGACGCTGATCGACAGGAAAAGAACCGCTGATTTTATCAATACTTTCATCAGGCAATACGAGCAGGGCGGAAAACTTCCGGTATGGGAGCTCGCTTCTAACGAAACGGAATGCATGATCGGTTACCATGCGGTATCCGTCATTGCGGATGCCATGGCTAAAGGCATCAAAGGTTTTGATTATGAAAAAGCTTTTGAGGCGTCCAAACATTCGGCGATGCTGGATATTTTCGGGCTGAATGCCTATAAGCAGAATAATTATATCAGTATTGATGATGAACATGAAAGCGTTTCCAAAACTGTGGAATATGCCTATGATGACTGGTGTATTGCCCAGATGGCCAAAATTTTAGGCAAAAAGGAAGATTACCAGTATTTCATGAAGCGTTCCCAGAACTGGAAAAACCTCTACAATCCTGAGAACGGATTTATGCAGCCGAGGAAGAACGGCAACTGGTACCAGCCTTTTGATCCGAGGGAAGTGAACAACAATTATACGGAAGGCAACTCATGGCATTATTCCTATTCCGTACAGCAGGATATCCCGGGACTGATAGCCGCTCACGGAGGACAGGAAAAATTCGAGCAGTTTATTGATGCTATTTTTGCTGCGCCTGATACCACCACAGGAAGGGAGCAGGTGGACATCACCGGACTTATGGGACAGTATGCCCAGGGAAATGAGCCAAGCCACCATATCGCCTACCTGTATAATTATGTAGGCAAGCCTGAGAAAACCGATGAAAAAATAAAATATATCTTCGACCATTTGTATAAAAATGCGCCGGATGGGCTGATCGGTAATGAAGACTGCGGGCAGATGAGTGCCTGGTACATCTTAAGCGCCCTGGGAATTTACCCGGTAACTCCGGGATTACCGGAATGGCAGACGACAAAACCTTATTTTGATGAGGTAAAAATCCATCTTGAAGACGGAACGACCCGGACGATTACTCCTAATACCGGAAGGGATGAGCTCAGGAAACTGGGATTTGAAAATGTAAGTGCATTCAAAGACCTGAAATATGATGCGCTTACAGCTTCCCCTGTGATTGCGGCAGACCGCCTGTTCGACTTTTCCACCAAAGTAACCATCACCCCGCTGAATCCGGGAGACAAAGTATACTATATGACCCTGGATGAAAGTGATGCCAATGTGAGGAAAACATTTAAGGCGTACAAAGAGCCTTTTACCATTAATAAAACCACTACGGTTTCAGCTTATGCAGAACGGAACGGCGAGAAAAGTTCGATCACCACCGCTAATTTTAACAGGAGGCCGAATTACTGGGATATTACCGTGAATGCTACCATGAATCCACAGTATACCGCCGGAGGCAAACTGGCCCTGATTGACGGCATCCATGGAGATGTCAACTGGAGAAAAGGCGAATGGCAGGGATACCAGGGACAGAATTTTGAGGCAGTAATTGATTTCAAATCTCCTCAGGATATGAACCAACTGTCTTCCACGTACCTTCAGGACAGCCGCGCATGGATCCTGATGCCCAAAAAAGTGGAATATTATGCCTCAATGAACGGTAAAGATTATATCCTGTTATCTACAGTCAACAATACAGTAGATCCCAAGGATGAAACGGTACAGGTAAAAGACTTCAGTGCAGACATCCTTCCGACGCAGGCACGGTATCTGAAAGTAAAAGCATACTACTACGGTAAACTTCCTGAATGGCATCAGGGCGCCGGAGGCGAAGCGTACATTTTTTTAGATGAAATTTCCGTGAAGTAA